Sequence from the Christiangramia fulva genome:
TTGTTCAAAAAAGGCACGACTACCGGTTTCCTTTTTTGCTCAATTTGGTTACCTTTCAGCTTTTAAAAAAGGAGGAAATTTGGAAGCTTATTTAGCTCAATTAAATGATGCACAGAGGGCTCCCGTGCTGCAGAAAGACGGGCCAATGATCGTAATTGCCGGTGCGGGTTCGGGTAAAACCAGGGTGCTCACTTTCAGGATCGCTTACCTGATGAACCAGGGAGTCGACCCTTTCAATATACTTGCATTGACCTTTACCAATAAGGCTGCGCGGGAAATGAAGCAGCGTATTTCGAAAATTGTTGGAAGCAGCGAGGCAAAAAATCTCTGGATGGGAACCTTTCATTCGGTTTTTGCAAAAATCCTCAGGTATGAAGCTGAAAAGCTGGGTTATCCTTCGAATTTCACAATTTATGATACGCAGGATTCCCAAAGTGTGATAAGAGCGATCATAAAAGATTTTCGGCTTGACAAAGATGTTTACAAGTATAAACAGGTCTATAACCGGATTTCTTCCTATAAAAACAGTTTAATTACGGTCAAGGCTTATTTTCAAAATCCCGAATTGCAGGAAGCCGACGCCATGTCGAAAAAACCCCGACTCGGTGAAATTTACAAGGAATATGTTGATCGCTGTTTTAAGGCAGGCGCGATGGATTTTGACGACCTTCTGCTGAAGACCAATGAACTGCTGAACCGTTTTCCCGATGTGCTTCAGAAATATCAGAACCGCTTCAGGTATATCCTGGTAGATGAGTACCAGGATACAAATCATTCGCAATATCTTATCGTTCGGGCACTTTCTGATAAATTTCAGAATATTTGCGTGGTGGGTGACGATGCACAGAGTATCTATGCCTTCCGCGGAGCGAATATCAACAACATCCTTAATTTTCAAAAAGATTATGACGATGTGCAGATGTATCGCCTTGAGCAGAATTATCGTTCGACCAAAAATATCGTCAATGCTGCCAATTCCATCATTGAAAAAAACAAGACCAAACTTGAAAAAATCGTCTGGACCGCCAATGAAGACGGCCCTAAAATTATTGTAAACCGGTTGTTGACCGATGGGGAGGAAGGGCGTTTTGTAGCCAGTTCTATTTTTGAGAATAAAATGCAGAATCAGATGAATAATGGTGATTTTGCGATTTTATACCGTACCAACGCACAAAGCCGTGCGATGGAGGATGCCTTGCGAAAAAAAGATATTCCCTACAGGATCTACGGCGGACTTTCCTTTTACCAGAGAAAAGAAATAAAAGATGTTCTTGCCTATTTACGATTGACCCTGAACCCCAAAGATGAAGAAGCCCTTAAACGTGTTGTTAATTATCCATCACGGGGGATTGGGCAAACCACGATTGACAGGTTGAGTGTAGCAGCGAATAAACATGATCGCTCAATTTTTGAAATTATTGAAAACCTGGATAAACTTGATTTGAAGATCAATCGCGGAACTCAGACAAAACTGGAGAATTTCGTGAATATGATTAAAAGTTTTTCCATTTTGAATGAAAC
This genomic interval carries:
- a CDS encoding ATP-dependent helicase; this encodes MEAYLAQLNDAQRAPVLQKDGPMIVIAGAGSGKTRVLTFRIAYLMNQGVDPFNILALTFTNKAAREMKQRISKIVGSSEAKNLWMGTFHSVFAKILRYEAEKLGYPSNFTIYDTQDSQSVIRAIIKDFRLDKDVYKYKQVYNRISSYKNSLITVKAYFQNPELQEADAMSKKPRLGEIYKEYVDRCFKAGAMDFDDLLLKTNELLNRFPDVLQKYQNRFRYILVDEYQDTNHSQYLIVRALSDKFQNICVVGDDAQSIYAFRGANINNILNFQKDYDDVQMYRLEQNYRSTKNIVNAANSIIEKNKTKLEKIVWTANEDGPKIIVNRLLTDGEEGRFVASSIFENKMQNQMNNGDFAILYRTNAQSRAMEDALRKKDIPYRIYGGLSFYQRKEIKDVLAYLRLTLNPKDEEALKRVVNYPSRGIGQTTIDRLSVAANKHDRSIFEIIENLDKLDLKINRGTQTKLENFVNMIKSFSILNETADAFQVAETVTRKTGLVQELKKDGTPEGIARIENIEELLNGIRDFVEGQKELADTTGSLSEFLEDVALATDLDKDTGDDDRVALMTIHLAKGLEFPYVYIVGMEEDLFPSAMSMNTRSELEEERRLFYVALTRAEKQAYLTYTLSRYRWGKLVDSEPSRFIEEIDEQYLDMMVPKDDYKYQPLVDTDIFGDEVDKSKLRQSKPKSGTPPPSHKPTEEQLRKLRKLKPASTGPAPARNTIQLEEGNQVEHSRFGIGNVIKIEGVGQDKKAEIDFEQGGIKKLLLRFAKLKVLS